The genomic DNA GTTTAAAACCACACCATTTTCATCAACCAAAACAGCTACTTCAGATTCACCAATATCTGCAAAGGCAACAATGCTTCTAAAGTCTTCTGTACTTGCGTTTCTATTGGTAATCCAAACTTCTACTCTGGTAATATTTATAGGGCTATTTATTAATGGATAATTCTTTAGCGAATTGGCATAATTGTCTATAAAATATTGCGATAAGAAAAAGTGCCTGTCATTATCATAATCTGTAGTTCTTAATTCAAAAGATTGTATAGAGGCACCACCTTCTGCAATAACCGTTTTACTTTCAGAATTTTGTTGAGAGAAAACAGCGGTAACATTTGTGTTTCCAAATTTTAAATCTGTCTTTACACCAAACAAACTTTGTGCTCCGTTAATTAAAGAGTTTTTAATAGGCATAGAAACATTACCTGCTTCCAAACCCTGTATAATATCATCTTCAGTTGGTGTGAAACCAATTTTCACTAAATTTTGAAAATCGAAAGAAGCTTGTGTATCATAATTTGCAGTAAACTCTAAGCGTTCCCCAACTTTTGCACGAATACTTGCATTTATCTGTTGATCAAAATCAAAAGTAAGACTACTTCTATTTTCTTCGGAAATTTGCGGATTGTCTGTGTTTTGATAAATAAAACCAAGCTTTAGGTTTAAATTTCCTGTAGGTGTTACTTTTACTTCGGTTCCTCCAAAAATGGTTTCAAAAAACTTATTATTTACATAATAAGTTGGCAATAAGTCTTTTTGGGCATCCTTTGAACCTTTTTTCTTACTGTTTGTTGCGCTTACTTTATCTTTAAAGTATTGCAACATATCTCTTTTTAAACGGTATTGTTGATATTCTCTTGGAGATAAATAAATAGGAGTTCTTGTGTAGTAATTCCCGATTTTTTCAACAATAACATATTTGTTTAAGACCTTGTCAAAAATAATTTCTTTCTCTGCTAGATCATCTAAATAGAGGCCTCCCTTTTGTGTACTTTTAAAATCGTAGCGTAGATTTAGAGAATCTATTGCGGCGGATACAGAATCTTTCTTTGTGTTCTTTTGAGCGTAAGTAGACAAGCTTACTACGAAAGTAATTGCTATAAATAAAAACGTACTTTTATAAAATGTACTCAATTGATTATAAACTTTTTAAGGCTAATTTTATTATTTTTTCTACAGAAGCATCTGCATGTTCTTTTACAATAATAGAAACCAATTTTTCTGATTGTTTTCTTTGAAAACCTAAAACTTCTAAAGCAGATAACGCTTCATCTTTGTTTGTATTGCTTGTGCTCATAGAAACTTCATCAATATCAAAAGTCTTTAAGATCTTATCTTTTAAGTCTACAATAACCCTTTGTGCTGTTTTTACACCAATTCCTTTTACAGATTGTATCAATGCAACATTTTCAGATGCAATTGCCTGCTGAATTTCTTCCGAAGTCATAGAAGACAACATGGTTCTTGCAATACTTGGCCCAACACCAGAAACAGAAATTAAGAACTTAAAAATGGCTCTTTCTGTTTTATTTATAAACCCAAAAAGTGTATGCGCATCTTCCCGTATAGAAAGATGCGTATACAAAATTACGTTCTCATCTGCAGGTAATGCAGAAAACGTATTTAAGGAAATATGAAGTAAATACCCAACACCATTGCAATCTACAACAACCTCTGTTGGATTTTTCTCAACTAATCTTCCTCTAACTTGTGTAATCATAAAAATCTTTTCAGGCTTCTAAAGTAATACTTTTTATTTGTTGTTTCTTTTTTCTTTTTGTTGAGCGTCTACAACCGCCAAAGCAGCCATGTTTACCATTTCATCTACACTTGCACCTAATTGTATAATATGTACAGGTTTATTAAAGCCTAAAATTACAGGACCAATTGATTCTACTCCTTCAACTTGCTTTAATAATTTATAGGTAATGTTTGCAGATTCTAAGTTAGGAAAAATCAAAACATTTACTTTTTTGCCGTTTAATTTAGAAAAAGGAAATTCTTTTGCTAACAATTCTGGATTTAAAGCAAAATCTGCTTGTATTTCTCCATCGATTACCGTGTCTGGAAAATGACGATGAATGTAAGAAACGGCTTCTCTAATTTTTTTAGAGGTTTCTGAATTCGAAGAACCAAAATTAGAGAAAGACAACATGGCAATATTTGGTTTCATACCAAACATTGTTACAAACTTACCTGTAATTTGTGCGATTTTGGCCAATTCTTTAGCCGTTGGGTTTTCATTAATAGTAGTATCCGCTAAAAATAATGGGCCTTGTTTTGTAAGCATTAAATTACAAGCTGCAATTTTTGAGACGTCTTTATCTCTTTCAATTAGTTCTAACATTGGTTTAACAACAGACGGATAAGGTCTAGAGTAACCGGTAATTAGTGCATCTGCTTCTCCTTCATTTACCATCATCGCTGCAAAATAATTACGCTCTCGCATCAATTTTTTTGCTTCAGAAAAAGTACGTCCTTTTCTTTGACGAGTTTTCCAATACGCTTCGCCAAAACGACTTCTTCTCTCGTCTTCTTCATCTGTCTTAGGGTCTATAATAGTTACATCGTCTGTAAAGCCAATTTCTTCTTTTAGTTCTAGAATTACTTCTTTTCTACCTAATAAAATTACTTTTCCTAATTTTTCTTCATGTACTCTTTGTGCAGCTTTTAAAACATCTAAATGATCTGCTTCAGCAAAAACAACACGTTTTGGATTACTTTTTGCTCTGTTGTGTAAAAGTCTAATTTCTTTACTACCAGTACCAGAGCGCTCCATTAATTCTTCTCTATATTTATCCCAATCTAGAATTGGCTCTAAAGCAACACCAGAATCCATTGCAGCCTTTGCAATTGCTGGCGGAATTTCATAAATTAACCTTGGATCAAATGGTTTAGGAATAATATATTCTCTTCCGTATGCTAAATTTACTTCGTCATACACAATATTTACCTGTTCTGGCACCGATTTCTTTGCTAAATCAGCCAAAGCATGTACAGCAGCCATTTTCATTTCTTCATTAATTTTAGTGGCTCTAACATCTAAAGCACCTCTAAAAATAAACGGAAACCCAAGTACATTATTTACTTGGTTAGGATGGTCTGATCTACCTGTAGCCATAATAATATCTTTTCTTGTGGCTACTGCTAAATCGTATTCTATTTCAGCCACAGGATTTGCCATTGCAAATACGATTGGGTCTTTAGACATCGATAAAAGCATTTCTGGAGAAACTACATTTCCTTTCGATAAACCAATAAAAATATCGGCATTGTGCATTGCTTCGTCTAAGGTGTGTAAATCTCTATCTGTTGCAAATTCTGCTTTTTGAGAAGTAAGGTTATCTCTATCATTTCTAATAACACCTTTACTGTCGCACATAACAACATTTTCTCTTTTTACACCTAGTTTTAAGTATAGGCGTGTACAAGAAATTGCCGCAGCACCAGCTCCGTTTACTACAATTTTTACTTTACTAATATCTTTTTCTGTAATATCGATGGCATTTTTTAAAGCTGCAGCAGAAATAATTGCAGTTCCATGTTGGTCATCATGCATTACAGGAATGTCTAATTCTTCTTTTAAACGTCTTTCAATTTCAAAAGCTTCAGGCGCTTTAATGTCTTCTAAATTTATTCCACCAAAAGTTGGTGCAATCGCTTTTACTGTTTGTATAAAAAGTTCTACATCTGTAGCGTCTACTTCGATATCAAAAACATCTATATCTGCAAAAATTTTAAATAATAAACCTTTTCCTTCCATTACTGGCTTTGAAGCCTCAGGACCAATATCTCCCAAACCTAAAACGGCAGTTCCGTTAGAAATTACAGCAACTAAATTACCTTTAGCAGTATATTTATAAACGTTGTTTTTATCTTTTGCTATTTCTAAACAAGGTTCTGCTACTCCTGGAGAATATGCCAGTGCTAGGTCATGTTGCGTTGCATATTTTTTAGTTGGTACAACTTCAATTTTACCTGGTTTCGGTTTTGCATGATATAGTAAAGCTTCATGTCTTTTTCTAGAATCACTCATAAATCTGTTGTTTGTTTGAACCCACAAATATATGGTTTTCAACGGAAGAGAAAACGATGAAAAGGAATCTTTTGTAAATTGAACTTCCCTTCTAAATCTATAGACTGATGTTCTTTTATAAGATCCTTTTTTTATGGATTTATTTTGATGTAATATTAATATTTTAGTCAGACTTTTACGAGCAGGCAACTTTTAAGCCTTTAAGAACGTCTTTGAAATTAAGAAAGCATTATAAGTTGTTTAACAAATATTAATGATTTTCTTGTAGCATAAACTTTATGTTTGTGTCAACTAACAAACCTATTCTATGAAAAAAATTACTTTTATCTTTTTATTTATTGCATTTTCTATAAATGCGCAAATAAAAGGAAACGTTACAGATGTTAAAGGAGAGCCACTTTCTTTTGTAAGTGTTTATTTAAATAATACGGTAACCGGAACTACTACAAACGATAATGGAGATTATGTTTTAAACCTAAAAAAACCAGGAAAATATACTATAATTTTTCAATTTATAGGCTTTACTACATTAAAAAAAGAGGTAAATGTTACTTCTTTTCCTTTTGAATTAAATGTTGCCTTAGAAGAAGAAAATGTAACGTTGAAAGAGATTGTTATTTCAACAAAAGACAATCCTGCAAATAGAATTATTAGAAATGTAATTGCAAATAAAGATAAGAATACAGACAAATATGCAAACTATACAGCGAAGTTTTATTCAAGAGGATTGACGAGAATTAAAGATGCACCAGAGAAGTTTTTCGGACAAACTACAGGCGATCTTGGTGGAGGTTTAGACTCTACAAGAAGTGGAATTATTTATTTATCAGAGACTTTTTCGAATATATCATTTCAGAAAAAACCAAAAAAATTCAAAGAAAAGATAGTGGCCTCTAAGGTTTCTGGTCAAGATAACGGTGTTAGTTTTAATAGAGCAGAAGATTCTAATTTAGATTTGTATGAAAATAGTTTAGAAGTTTTTAACGGTTTAGTTTCTCCAATTTCTACAAACGCATTTAGTTATTACAAATATAAATTAGTTGGAACTTTTTATGATAAAAACGGAAAGCTCATTAACAAAATAAAAATAATACCTAAGCGTAAAAACGATCGTGTTTTTGAGGGTTTTATCTATATTGTAGAAAATGATTGGGCTTTATACGGTACAGATGTTACTGCGACAGGAGCGCAAGTAAATATACCAATTGTAAATTCTCTAAAATTAAAACAAGGGTATAATTATTCCGAAGAAATAGAAGGTTGGGTTTTAATTAGTCAAACTATAGATTTTGATATTTCTATTTTTGGTTTTAAACCAAGTGGAAAATTTTCTTACGCATATTCAGATTATAATTTTAAGCCAACTTTTACAGAAAAAACTTTTACAAATGAGATTTTGTCCTTTGAAAAAGATGCGACAAAAAAAGATACTGTTTTTTGGAATAAATTAAGACCCGTTCCACTTACAAAAGAAGAGGTTACAGATTATAAAATTAAGGATAGTATTAAGGTTCTTAAAAAATCTAAAAAATATTTAGATTCTATAGATGCAAAAGGAAATAAGTTTGGTTGGCTAGATCCAGTAATGGGATATACGTATAGAAATTCTTATAAAAACAAATCGTTTTCTTATAATGGTCCTTTGTTAAGAACAGGCTTTAATACAGTTCAAGGGGCATATACTGCTGCGGGTTTTAGTTATTTTGAAGAAATAAATGAAGCTGGAAAATGGTGGAATGCTAGCGTAAATGTAAATTATGGTTTTTCAGACAAAACATTTAGACCAACGTTCTCTTTCTCTAAAAAATGGAACAACTTTTCGAGACCAAGATTAAATATTTCTGGAGGAATTACAACAAGACAATTTAATGGTAGAGATCCTGTTTTTAAATTGAATAACACTATTTCTTCTTTATTCTATAGATCGAATTACCTTAAGATTTATGAAAAAACGTTTGCTAAAATTCGTTATTCAGAGGAGATTAAAAATGGAATCTACTTTACGTCTTCGTTAGAATACGCAAAAAGAACACCACTTTTTAATACCACTAATTATTCTTTTGCAAAACAAAGTACGAATGGCTTCACGTCTAACAATCCTTTAGATCCTACAGATTTTACAAACGCCGCTTTTGCAGAACACCATATTGCAACCTTAAATGTTGGTGCTACTTTTGTATTCGGACAAAAATATGCTTCTTACCCAGATAGTAAATCGAACGAAGGCAATGACAAATACCCAACTTTAAGTCTTAATTATACAAAAAGATTTGGTGCGAGTAATTCTGAATTAAATTCAGATCTTTTTATAGCAAATCTTAGGCAAGATGTAAATGTTGGCAATTATGGTAAATTTGCTTATTCGTTTAGGGCGGGTGCTTTTTTAGAGAAAAAAAACATTGCTTTTATGGATAATTTACAAGCAAATGGAAACCAATTATTGTTTCCAATAGATAGGTCTTTAAGTAGTTTTAATTTATTAGAATATTACAAGTTTTATTCAAATGATAAGTATGCAGAAATACATGTAGAGCACAATTTTAGAGGTGCTATTTTGGGTAAAATTCCGTTATTAAACAAATTGAACTTTCACTTAGTTGCTGGTGGAAAAGCGCTGTTTATGGCAGATAAGAGTCCGTATACAGAATACGCTATTGGTTTGGCAAATTTAGGTTTTGGTAAATGGCGTTTTTTACGTGTAGAATATGTAAATGCGAGCTACAATGGTATAAAAGAAAATGGTTTTGTGTTTAGAGCAAGTATGTTTTAACTATTTTTGATAGATGAAAATAGAAGTCCTTCTTTTTGGTATTACTTCAGATTTAATTGGTGAAACGCAGCTAAATGTTGAGTTAGAAAACTTAATTTCTGTAGCTGATTTTAAATCGGTTTTAAAAGAAAAATATCCGCAGTTGAAAAATATCAATTCGTATGCAATTGCAGTAAATGAAGCTTATGCCGAAGATCAATTGTTTTTAAAAGAAGATGATGTGGTGGCTATAATTCCGCCAGTTAGTGGTGGGTAATTTTTTTAATTGATACAAAAAAAAACACGTTTTATAGAACGTGTTTCTTTATTTTCTGCGTGCCAATGTGTTTAGTTTTTTAAGAACAATAGACTCGAAAATTCTTAAAAAATAATAATTTATTAGTATTTTTATCTGTAAAATGTTGCGTGTTGATAGTTTTTAAGCAGTTGCCTTTTTACTAAAATATTTTTTATCAACATAAAAAGTACCAAAAGGAATTATAGAAGCAACTAAAACAACTGCTAAGGTTTTATTGTTCCAATTCATTTCTTTTTTGATAAGAATTGCCAAAACAACATATAGCATAAATAAAATTCCGTGTGGCATTCCTAGCATCTTTACATAAGAAGCATCTCCCTGAAAATATTTAATTGGTGTAGCTATAAAAAGTAACAATAAGTAAGAGGTTCCTTCTAAAAGGCTGATAATTCTAAAGATATTTTTCATTTTTTTTATCTAATTAGTCATTGCGAATTTACGAAGCAATCTGCTGATTGAAGGAGTGGTTCCTTGGTTAGAACTTCCTCGTAATGACGTTTCATTTTATAATTACAAAAATACAAAATTGTTTCCCTATTTTTGTTGAACAATGCAGAGAACTTCCATAAAAATTACTTCAGAAAAATTAGATTTAAATGAGTGCTACAGTTTTGTAGAGGATGATGCTTGTGGCGGAATTACTGCATTTGTAGGAACTGTTAGAAACAATACACAAGGTAAAGAGGTAACACAATTAGATTTTTCGACTTACAAACCAATGGCAATTAAAGAAATGCAAAAAATTGCAGATTTGGCTTTGGTGAAATTTGATATTAAAAAAATAGCCGTTCATCATGCAGAAGGAATGTTGCAAATTGGCGAAATTCCTGTAATAATTACCGTTTCTTCTAAACACAGAAAAGCAGCTTTTGAAGCATGTGAATTTGCCATAGATATGTTAAAAGAAACTGTACCTATCTGGAAAAAAGAACATTTTTCTGATGGTGAGGTTTGGGTAAACGCACATCCGTAGGTTTAGTTGGTTGTTTTCAGTTGACGGTTGAATATGCATAACCGCAAAAAAAACTGAAAACGGTTACTCTAAACTGCTAACTACTTTTCTGCTCTGTAGCCACAAGTAAAATTGTACTCCAAATAATACTGCGCCAGCTAATAAATGCGTGGCTTGTGTACCTAAAGGAAATTCTGCATAATACATTAACATACCCGTAATAGTTTCTAGGAAGATTAAAAAGAGAATCCAGTTTACTAAATTGTAGCCTAAATTTTTAATTTGATTGATGTAGAACATTCCTAAGTTTACCAAGACAATTGCAATGGTAAAAGATCTATGAAAATAGAATTTAAAACTAGGATTCATTAAGCTGTAATCTTTGTTTTCGAAGCCAAATAGTTTTACTTGCTCGTCTATAAATTGTCTTACTTGCGTTCCTAATGCAATTTGTATCAATGAAAAAAGGACAGAAATAATCAATAATTTATTAAAAACGGCATTGTATTTAAACGTTGGCTTTTTATCAGAAACAATAAACTTCAACCATAATAAAAGTGCAATAATTATAAGGCCAACCACCATGTGAATGGTAATAATTGCAGGTGTTAAATTAGAGTCTACTACGGTTTTGCCTAACCAGGCTTCGAAAAGCATTAAAAAGAAGGCAGTATAAGCCAAAATTGGAATTCTCTTATCAGTTTTTCTGAGCTTAAAAGCACCATAAATTAGGAATAGAAAGACAAAACCAGCTAAAACAGAGGCTAATCTATTGATGTATTCCGTCCAAGTATGATACTTGTTAAATTTATTGTAATCGTGCTTTGTGTAGTTTGCCCAGTTTTTAGCGTTGAAGTTTGCTTCCGTTTTTAAATCGTGTTCAGCAACAAACAAAACTTCATCTTTAATAATAATAAAACCTTCCTTATATATAGTGTTTGGTTTCCATGTAATTTGTTCTTCAGAAGTTGGTGGAATGTAATAGCCAAAACATTTTGGCCAATCTGGACAACCCATTCCAGAACCTGTCATTCTAACAACAGAACCTGCTAAAAATATTAAATAAACAGAAATAATAGCTATTTGTACTATTTGTGGAAACCTATTTTTCATCAGAAAAAACTTTTTGTAAAGATACTTCAAAAATAAACCGTCTAAAAGTTTTTAAGCAGTCTTCTCTTATCTGTAAAAATTCTAAATAAAGCAAGTTTTTGTGTAAATAAAAATTGTTTTTCAAGTTTACTTCATAACCTAATTTTTATTTTTTTTGATAGAAATTTTTATAAAAACAAGGTTTTAAGAATGTCAACAGTAGCAGTAACTTAGGTGTTTTTAGGGTTTTAAAATATTGATTATCATTTATTTGAAAAATCGTTCATTTTTTGGAATATTGGAAAAATTAGTGCTATTGTTAAAAACTTCAAGGGATTTGTGAATAACTATGACTTTCATTTTGGAACAAAAAAGCCAATCTTTGTAGAAGTCGTTCTTAACGATTAATTAACATTCAAAATAACACCAACTTACTGTGGAAATTACGCAAATAATTAAAAGAGACTCTGAAACTACCCTTTTCGAGCTAGAGAAAATTACCAACGCTATCGAAAAAGCAATGATTACTGTAAGTCATGGTACTAGACAAGATGCTATTGCAATTTCAAACATTGTAAATGGTACTTTATTAGAGAGAAAATTAAATGAGCCAGATTATACGCCCACAGTAGAACAGGTTCAAGATATTGTAGAATATAAATTAATGGACAGTCCTTTTCATGATGTTGCGAAGGCTTACATTTTATATAGAGATGAACAAACTAGAAGTAGAAAAAGCAATATTTTTGAAAAGAGATTAAATCTAAAGCCATACGATTATCCTGCTTTGGGTGAATATGTAGATGCTATTAGACACTCTTATTGGATTCATACAGAATTTAATTATACAAGCGATATACAAGATTTTAAGACGTCTCTTACACCTGTCGAAAAAAATGCCATAAAGAATACGATGTTGGCTATTTCTCAAATTGAGGTTGCAGTAAAAACTTTTTGGGGAGATATTTATAAGAAGATGCCAAAGCCAGAAATTGGTTCGGTTGGTGCTACGTTTGCAGAAAGTGAAGTGCGCCATCATGATGCGTATTCGCATTTATTAGAAATTTTAGGGTTAAATAATGAGTTTAAAAACTTAAGAAAAAACCCTGTAATTATGAAACGTGTTAATTACTTAGAATTAGCCTTAAAAAACGTAAACAGCGAAAACAATAAAGATTTTTCAGAGTCTATTATTTTATTTTCTTTATTTATAGAGCATGTATCTTTATTTTCTCAGTTTCTTATTATTATGGCTTTTAATAAGCATAAGAATGTATTAAAAGGAATTTCTAATGTAGTAGAGGCAACTTCTAAAGAAGAACAAATTCATGGAGATTTCGGTATCGATCTTATCAAAATTATAAAAGAAGAAAACCCAGAATGGTTCGATGAAGAGCATAGTTTATTAGTGCAAGAAACGTGTAAAGAAGCATTTCTTTCTGAAAGCAAACTAATCGATTGGATTTTCGAAGAAGGAGAATTAGATTTCTTACCTAAAGAAGTAATTAAAGAATTTATAAAAAATAGATTTAACAATTCGTTAACAAGTATTGGTGTTACAAAAATATTTGATGTTGATGAGGCTTTATTGTCTCAAACAGATTGGTTTGATGATGAAATTATTGGAACCAAACATGGCGATTTCTTTGTGAAAAGATCTATTAATTATAGTAAAAGAACTAAAAGTATAACCAGCGACGACTTATTTTAAATATATGAACCTAAACGACCTTAAGACCACCGAACTTACCGAACACGAAAAATTAATTCAAGCAAGAAATATTTCTAGAGAGAAAATGCTTAAAGATAAAAATGAACCAGAAATTGAATGGCTAACAGACAATAGTCGTAAATTTTTAGAATCTGGGTATTTAACAGGAGATACAACACCAGAAGAAAGAATACGTGAAATTGCAGACAATGCAGAACGTATTTTAAAAATGGATGGTTTTTCTGATAAATTTTATAAATATATGGCAGCGGGTTATTTCTCTTTGTCATCACCAGTTTGGTCTAATTTCGGAAAGAAAAGAGGTTTGCCTATTAGTTGTTTTGGTTCGCACGTGGCAGATGATATGGGAGATATTTTATTCTCACAATCGGAAGTTGGTATGATGTCTAAGTTAGGTGGAGGAACGTCTGGTTATTTCGGTAAATTACGCCAAAGAGGGGCAGATGTTAAAAATAATGGTTCTTCGTCTGGTTCTGTTCACATTATGCAGTTGTTTGAAAAAATGGTTGATGTTGTAAGTCAAGGTTCGGTAAGACGTGGAAGATTCTCGCCATACTTACCAGTAGATCATGAAGATATTAAAGAGTTTTTAGAAATAGGAACAGAAGGAAACCCAATACAAGAACTAACGCATGGTGTTACTGTAAGTGATGAGTGGATGCAAGCCATGATTGATGGTGATGTAGAAAAAAGAGGTATTTGGGCAAAAATATTACAAAGAAGAGGAGAGATAGGATATCCTTATATTCTTTTTAGAGACAATGCAAACAACGGAACGGTAGATGTTTACAAAGACAAAAACCACGAAATTTATGCAAGTAACTTGTGTACAGAAATTATGTTACCGTCTAATGAAGACTGGTCTTTTGTTTGTTGTTTATCATCAATTAACTTGGTGCATTACGACAAATGGAAAGATACAGATGCAGTAGAAACATTGACGTACTTTTTAGATGCAGTAATGCAAGAATTTATCAATAAATTGGAAGTGTACAGAGATTCTCCAGATAGAGATGATCAGTTTACATTCCGTTTTATGGAAAAAGCATATAATTTTGCAAAAGATAACAGAGCTTTAGGTTTAGGTGCTTTAGGATGGCATTCTTTATTACAATCTAAAATGTTGGCATTTGATAGTCCAGAAGCGTATGATTTAAATAGTGAAATCTTTAAAGTAATTAAAGAAAGATCTTACAAAGCATCTGAAGAAATGGCTAAAA from Polaribacter sp. ALD11 includes the following:
- a CDS encoding MoaD/ThiS family protein, with product MKIEVLLFGITSDLIGETQLNVELENLISVADFKSVLKEKYPQLKNINSYAIAVNEAYAEDQLFLKEDDVVAIIPPVSGG
- the ruvA gene encoding Holliday junction branch migration protein RuvA, whose product is MITQVRGRLVEKNPTEVVVDCNGVGYLLHISLNTFSALPADENVILYTHLSIREDAHTLFGFINKTERAIFKFLISVSGVGPSIARTMLSSMTSEEIQQAIASENVALIQSVKGIGVKTAQRVIVDLKDKILKTFDIDEVSMSTSNTNKDEALSALEVLGFQRKQSEKLVSIIVKEHADASVEKIIKLALKSL
- a CDS encoding DUF3817 domain-containing protein, with translation MKNIFRIISLLEGTSYLLLLFIATPIKYFQGDASYVKMLGMPHGILFMLYVVLAILIKKEMNWNNKTLAVVLVASIIPFGTFYVDKKYFSKKATA
- a CDS encoding heme A synthase; the encoded protein is MKNRFPQIVQIAIISVYLIFLAGSVVRMTGSGMGCPDWPKCFGYYIPPTSEEQITWKPNTIYKEGFIIIKDEVLFVAEHDLKTEANFNAKNWANYTKHDYNKFNKYHTWTEYINRLASVLAGFVFLFLIYGAFKLRKTDKRIPILAYTAFFLMLFEAWLGKTVVDSNLTPAIITIHMVVGLIIIALLLWLKFIVSDKKPTFKYNAVFNKLLIISVLFSLIQIALGTQVRQFIDEQVKLFGFENKDYSLMNPSFKFYFHRSFTIAIVLVNLGMFYINQIKNLGYNLVNWILFLIFLETITGMLMYYAEFPLGTQATHLLAGAVLFGVQFYLWLQSRKVVSSLE
- a CDS encoding DUF5686 family protein, with the protein product MKKITFIFLFIAFSINAQIKGNVTDVKGEPLSFVSVYLNNTVTGTTTNDNGDYVLNLKKPGKYTIIFQFIGFTTLKKEVNVTSFPFELNVALEEENVTLKEIVISTKDNPANRIIRNVIANKDKNTDKYANYTAKFYSRGLTRIKDAPEKFFGQTTGDLGGGLDSTRSGIIYLSETFSNISFQKKPKKFKEKIVASKVSGQDNGVSFNRAEDSNLDLYENSLEVFNGLVSPISTNAFSYYKYKLVGTFYDKNGKLINKIKIIPKRKNDRVFEGFIYIVENDWALYGTDVTATGAQVNIPIVNSLKLKQGYNYSEEIEGWVLISQTIDFDISIFGFKPSGKFSYAYSDYNFKPTFTEKTFTNEILSFEKDATKKDTVFWNKLRPVPLTKEEVTDYKIKDSIKVLKKSKKYLDSIDAKGNKFGWLDPVMGYTYRNSYKNKSFSYNGPLLRTGFNTVQGAYTAAGFSYFEEINEAGKWWNASVNVNYGFSDKTFRPTFSFSKKWNNFSRPRLNISGGITTRQFNGRDPVFKLNNTISSLFYRSNYLKIYEKTFAKIRYSEEIKNGIYFTSSLEYAKRTPLFNTTNYSFAKQSTNGFTSNNPLDPTDFTNAAFAEHHIATLNVGATFVFGQKYASYPDSKSNEGNDKYPTLSLNYTKRFGASNSELNSDLFIANLRQDVNVGNYGKFAYSFRAGAFLEKKNIAFMDNLQANGNQLLFPIDRSLSSFNLLEYYKFYSNDKYAEIHVEHNFRGAILGKIPLLNKLNFHLVAGGKALFMADKSPYTEYAIGLANLGFGKWRFLRVEYVNASYNGIKENGFVFRASMF
- a CDS encoding ribonucleotide-diphosphate reductase subunit beta; its protein translation is MEITQIIKRDSETTLFELEKITNAIEKAMITVSHGTRQDAIAISNIVNGTLLERKLNEPDYTPTVEQVQDIVEYKLMDSPFHDVAKAYILYRDEQTRSRKSNIFEKRLNLKPYDYPALGEYVDAIRHSYWIHTEFNYTSDIQDFKTSLTPVEKNAIKNTMLAISQIEVAVKTFWGDIYKKMPKPEIGSVGATFAESEVRHHDAYSHLLEILGLNNEFKNLRKNPVIMKRVNYLELALKNVNSENNKDFSESIILFSLFIEHVSLFSQFLIIMAFNKHKNVLKGISNVVEATSKEEQIHGDFGIDLIKIIKEENPEWFDEEHSLLVQETCKEAFLSESKLIDWIFEEGELDFLPKEVIKEFIKNRFNNSLTSIGVTKIFDVDEALLSQTDWFDDEIIGTKHGDFFVKRSINYSKRTKSITSDDLF
- a CDS encoding NADP-dependent malic enzyme yields the protein MSDSRKRHEALLYHAKPKPGKIEVVPTKKYATQHDLALAYSPGVAEPCLEIAKDKNNVYKYTAKGNLVAVISNGTAVLGLGDIGPEASKPVMEGKGLLFKIFADIDVFDIEVDATDVELFIQTVKAIAPTFGGINLEDIKAPEAFEIERRLKEELDIPVMHDDQHGTAIISAAALKNAIDITEKDISKVKIVVNGAGAAAISCTRLYLKLGVKRENVVMCDSKGVIRNDRDNLTSQKAEFATDRDLHTLDEAMHNADIFIGLSKGNVVSPEMLLSMSKDPIVFAMANPVAEIEYDLAVATRKDIIMATGRSDHPNQVNNVLGFPFIFRGALDVRATKINEEMKMAAVHALADLAKKSVPEQVNIVYDEVNLAYGREYIIPKPFDPRLIYEIPPAIAKAAMDSGVALEPILDWDKYREELMERSGTGSKEIRLLHNRAKSNPKRVVFAEADHLDVLKAAQRVHEEKLGKVILLGRKEVILELKEEIGFTDDVTIIDPKTDEEDERRSRFGEAYWKTRQRKGRTFSEAKKLMRERNYFAAMMVNEGEADALITGYSRPYPSVVKPMLELIERDKDVSKIAACNLMLTKQGPLFLADTTINENPTAKELAKIAQITGKFVTMFGMKPNIAMLSFSNFGSSNSETSKKIREAVSYIHRHFPDTVIDGEIQADFALNPELLAKEFPFSKLNGKKVNVLIFPNLESANITYKLLKQVEGVESIGPVILGFNKPVHIIQLGASVDEMVNMAALAVVDAQQKEKRNNK
- a CDS encoding molybdenum cofactor biosynthesis protein MoaE yields the protein MQRTSIKITSEKLDLNECYSFVEDDACGGITAFVGTVRNNTQGKEVTQLDFSTYKPMAIKEMQKIADLALVKFDIKKIAVHHAEGMLQIGEIPVIITVSSKHRKAAFEACEFAIDMLKETVPIWKKEHFSDGEVWVNAHP